One stretch of Celeribacter baekdonensis DNA includes these proteins:
- a CDS encoding TrbG/VirB9 family P-type conjugative transfer protein, whose amino-acid sequence MKSLPALLTTFLLALALPVAALAEATPQGGPLDIRIRTAVYNENQVYRIETDLRHSTTIHFGAGERFEAVIVGDTESFQVDPIPELGNVLTIKPHVANASTNMTVITNRRTYSFHLREGSIPNRTGMFFEVRFRYPDEERRALAATQPKGFEAPRNYNYRVSGEGDFRPSHIYDDGRYTYFVFPENGRQPALFKADNQGRERTVNWTQQGNTVRVLGVNDYWTLRIGDEAICAWRDESAIYVSN is encoded by the coding sequence ATGAAATCCCTGCCCGCGCTCCTCACCACGTTTCTCCTAGCGCTTGCTCTTCCTGTTGCAGCCCTCGCCGAGGCCACGCCGCAAGGCGGCCCGCTCGACATCCGCATCCGCACCGCCGTCTATAACGAGAACCAGGTCTACCGGATCGAAACCGATCTTAGGCATTCGACGACCATTCATTTTGGGGCGGGGGAACGCTTCGAGGCGGTGATCGTCGGTGACACCGAGAGTTTCCAGGTCGATCCGATCCCCGAGCTTGGCAACGTGCTGACCATCAAGCCACATGTAGCCAATGCCTCGACCAACATGACGGTGATCACCAACCGGCGCACCTACTCCTTCCACCTGCGCGAGGGCTCGATCCCGAACCGCACCGGCATGTTCTTCGAGGTCCGCTTCCGCTACCCCGACGAAGAACGCCGCGCGCTGGCGGCCACGCAGCCTAAAGGATTTGAGGCCCCGCGCAATTACAACTACCGCGTCTCGGGCGAAGGCGACTTCCGCCCCAGCCATATTTATGACGACGGGCGCTACACGTATTTCGTTTTCCCGGAGAATGGCCGCCAGCCCGCCCTCTTCAAGGCCGATAACCAGGGTCGCGAGCGCACGGTCAACTGGACCCAACAGGGCAACACGGTCCGTGTGCTCGGGGTAAACGATTATTGGACGCTACGCATCGGCGACGAGGCGATCTGCGCCTGGCGCGACGAAAGCGCCATCTACGTGAGCAACTGA
- a CDS encoding lytic transglycosylase domain-containing protein, whose translation MSRAAIISAGLCLGLGTLPAHAQGVPTQDNSAIGRAIARVTALAEDLGVQQDKDRTESTLADVQADQLRVLEEMTAAITGPGFDIRALEGNADFGVAAVYPNTDASPMNNRLFGEGRETVEMMIVEIAGEFADAPGVARAGLSATQWRCLFQALIKQESRFNVAAVSPVGAYGLTQLMPGTASDLGVDRYDVKDNLRGGARYITTQLNRFGNIPHALAAYNAGPGRVTEYGGVPPFAETQGYVRNISKFYNEYLAVVGGADALGTLSPSDFALAEYASISEAGVYYAADSSATTEQVINRLRAIILQIDAQPNAKAAWELNTYAKAEIGRILNLRVRLMAANQQREAAFAQHLVADRLAERDFMQMGVPE comes from the coding sequence ATGAGCCGCGCCGCGATCATATCCGCCGGGCTCTGCCTTGGCCTCGGTACCCTGCCCGCCCATGCCCAGGGCGTGCCGACGCAGGATAATTCCGCGATCGGTCGCGCCATCGCGCGGGTGACGGCACTCGCCGAGGATCTTGGCGTCCAGCAGGACAAGGACCGCACCGAGTCCACGCTGGCGGATGTCCAGGCCGACCAGTTGCGCGTCCTCGAGGAAATGACCGCCGCCATCACCGGTCCCGGCTTCGATATCCGCGCGCTCGAGGGCAATGCGGATTTCGGGGTGGCGGCGGTCTATCCCAATACCGATGCGAGCCCCATGAACAACCGCCTCTTCGGCGAAGGCCGCGAGACGGTCGAGATGATGATCGTCGAGATCGCGGGCGAGTTCGCAGACGCCCCCGGTGTGGCCCGCGCCGGTCTCTCGGCCACCCAGTGGCGCTGCCTCTTCCAGGCCCTGATCAAGCAGGAAAGTCGCTTCAATGTCGCAGCCGTTAGCCCGGTCGGCGCCTATGGGCTGACCCAGCTCATGCCCGGCACCGCCTCTGATCTCGGCGTCGACCGATACGATGTCAAAGACAACCTCCGCGGCGGCGCGCGATACATCACCACGCAGCTCAACCGCTTCGGCAACATCCCCCATGCGCTCGCGGCCTATAACGCAGGGCCGGGTCGCGTGACCGAATACGGGGGCGTGCCGCCCTTTGCCGAGACGCAGGGCTACGTGCGCAACATCTCGAAATTTTACAACGAATACCTGGCTGTCGTGGGCGGTGCCGACGCGCTCGGCACGCTCTCTCCCTCGGATTTTGCGCTCGCCGAATATGCCAGCATCTCCGAGGCGGGCGTCTATTACGCCGCCGACAGTTCGGCGACCACTGAGCAAGTTATCAATCGCCTGCGCGCCATCATCCTGCAGATCGATGCGCAGCCCAATGCCAAGGCGGCCTGGGAGCTCAACACCTATGCCAAAGCCGAGATCGGTCGCATCCTCAACCTTCGCGTCCGGCTGATGGCGGCGAACCAGCAGCGCGAGGCGGCCTTCGCCCAACACCTCGTCGCCGACCGCCTGGCCGAGCGCGACTTCATGCAGATGGGAGTTCCCGAATGA
- a CDS encoding type IV secretion system protein has translation MGVIRDILSQVDAAVDTVAQDGFVSSAGAVGDVISAGAALLIMLLGINAVMQLRPLPFGTGFAFGMKIALVGIFAQSWDNFSVIYDIVTRVPDSVGASILALTGSGDEAGVYASLDNMVARITAYGDTIGDRAGWVFGAVLGAIFFVLSAIFAAVTAGIIAFARIVFALMIVIAPFMIVTSLFKPTQSLFEAWTRATIGYALMPVAAAGAAGIIVAIAEAIGDASAAPNDVETVSLILPFLVILILSAGIMASVPYIASNLTGVVGIASNAVGLTGLARQGFVNTRQYGTGATARLATGKSPQELNQMANAGVVKTGEMIRQSPGALLSAAKAFRRP, from the coding sequence ATGGGGGTCATTCGCGACATCCTGAGCCAGGTCGACGCCGCGGTGGATACCGTGGCGCAGGACGGCTTTGTCTCCTCGGCGGGCGCGGTTGGCGACGTGATCTCCGCCGGGGCCGCGCTCCTCATCATGCTGCTCGGGATCAACGCGGTCATGCAACTCCGCCCCCTGCCCTTCGGCACCGGATTTGCTTTCGGCATGAAGATCGCGCTCGTGGGGATCTTCGCGCAGAGCTGGGACAATTTCAGCGTCATCTATGACATCGTCACGCGGGTGCCCGACTCCGTTGGCGCCTCGATCCTCGCGCTCACCGGCTCGGGTGACGAGGCCGGGGTTTACGCGAGCCTCGACAATATGGTCGCCCGCATCACCGCCTATGGCGACACGATCGGCGACCGCGCGGGCTGGGTCTTCGGCGCTGTTCTCGGTGCGATCTTCTTCGTCCTCTCAGCCATCTTCGCCGCGGTCACCGCCGGGATCATCGCTTTCGCACGGATCGTCTTCGCGCTGATGATCGTGATCGCCCCCTTCATGATCGTGACCTCGCTCTTCAAACCGACCCAATCGCTTTTCGAGGCCTGGACCCGGGCCACCATCGGCTATGCGCTCATGCCCGTCGCCGCCGCGGGGGCCGCAGGCATCATTGTTGCCATCGCCGAAGCCATCGGGGACGCCTCCGCCGCGCCAAACGATGTGGAGACCGTCAGCCTCATCCTGCCCTTCCTCGTCATCTTGATCCTCAGCGCCGGGATCATGGCTTCGGTGCCCTACATCGCCTCCAACCTCACAGGCGTCGTGGGCATTGCCTCAAACGCCGTGGGCCTCACCGGCCTTGCGCGGCAGGGCTTCGTGAACACGCGCCAATATGGCACCGGCGCGACCGCGCGCCTCGCCACCGGCAAATCCCCGCAGGAACTGAACCAGATGGCCAATGCGGGTGTGGTGAAGACAGGCGAGATGATCCGGCAAAGCCCCGGCGCGCTTCTCTCCGCCGCCAAGGCCTTCCGCAGACCCTGA
- a CDS encoding virB8 family protein — protein sequence MKKTVPSSASHDRDAFEADFIYGPRRRERFAWFVAAAGVLVGVAGIVAGASLFPLKTTETFVVVVDKETGEMDRVAAVQALTLSESDAIIQANLVAYVDDRETYDLTDGEQRINSVLDRSDGDAARTLRDLWSSTNEDYPITVYGRDAKIEVVIKSVNQIERGVAQVRFTRTLRRPRDTRTVTRSYVATVGYDFQPETRQRLQDVWANPLGFVVTSYRVDAETLEN from the coding sequence TTGAAGAAGACCGTACCCAGTTCCGCGAGCCATGACCGCGACGCTTTTGAAGCGGATTTCATCTACGGGCCACGGCGGCGCGAGCGCTTCGCCTGGTTCGTCGCGGCGGCAGGCGTACTGGTCGGCGTGGCCGGCATAGTCGCGGGCGCGAGCCTCTTTCCGCTCAAGACAACCGAAACTTTTGTGGTCGTGGTCGACAAGGAAACTGGCGAGATGGACCGGGTCGCCGCCGTCCAGGCGCTGACGCTCTCGGAAAGCGATGCCATCATTCAGGCCAATCTCGTGGCCTATGTTGACGACCGCGAGACCTATGACCTGACGGACGGCGAGCAGCGCATCAACTCGGTGCTCGACCGCTCGGACGGCGATGCCGCCCGCACGTTGCGCGATCTCTGGTCTTCGACCAACGAGGACTACCCGATCACCGTTTACGGGCGTGACGCCAAGATCGAGGTGGTGATCAAGTCCGTCAACCAGATCGAGCGCGGCGTGGCCCAGGTCCGCTTTACCCGCACGCTGCGCCGCCCGCGCGACACCCGCACCGTCACCCGGTCTTACGTCGCGACCGTCGGCTACGACTTTCAACCCGAAACCCGCCAGCGCCTTCAGGACGTCTGGGCCAACCCCTTGGGCTTCGTGGTGACCTCCTACCGCGTCGACGCCGAGACCCTGGAGAACTGA